GCAGACATAAGTAGACCATCAACGGACAGCAGGGAAGCACAGAAAGGACAGGCAATGAAGACTCAACGGACATTCGATATCCAAGAAACAGCGGAGAAGGCAAGGAATGCACTGGACAAGTTACAGGCGCAACAAAAGCCCGGAGAACGGACCGGCAAAGGGAGCAAAACAGACGTAATCAAGGCGGTTAAACAAGAGCTCAAGGACATGCTTCAAAAGGGATATACCAGCCAGCAAATCGCCGATGCTTTCCGGTCAGATGTTTTTCAGATTCTTCCGAAAACGATCACGGAGATTACCGGCCGCCCGAAAAGAACCAACCAAAAACCAAAAAGGGTACAGCCCCCTGAACCGGAAGGGCAGTCTGTTCATCCTGCCCCAACAAGCGCACCCCAGAACAAAGGGGCCGACAAAACAGGAAACGAGCAGAAAAACACGGCTTCAGGCTCGTTCAAAATCCAACCCGACTCGGAGGACTTATGAACAAGATCATCATGATTGGCGGGGGAAAAGGCGGCGTAGGAAAATCGATGGTCACAATGGCCATGATCGACGCGCTACTGACGGATGGTGAAAACATCATCGTCGTTGAATCCGACGACTCCAACCCCGACATATACAAGGCGGTCAACGAACTGGTCCCGTGTGAAATATGCAACCTCGACGATCAGTCCGGATATATCACTCTCGGCGGAATAATCGAACAGGGCAAGAAAGCCTGCATCGTCGTGAACACAGCGGCCCGTGCGACTTCCGGGATCATCGAACACAGCGGGATCCTCTCCGATGTCGCCAAAGAACTTGGCCGGGAACTGATCATGCTCTGGCCAATCAACCGCCAACGGGACTCGCTCGAACTCCTCAAGACATTCCTGGACAAGGCTCAAGGCTATAGTCGGACCTACACGGTGATCAACACCTACTTCGGACCGGAAGAAAAGTTCGCCCGGTATTTCATCCCGCTCACCGACGCCGAACAGAAAGACGAAAACCGACAGCCAAAACTCCGGGAGCGGGTCACAGGAACGATCATTTTTCCGGAACTGAACGATCTGATCGCCGACAAGCTGATCGACAACAGGCTGGCGCTCTGGACAGCAGACAAAAGCGGAAAACTCACGCTCGCCGAACGGTCGGCACTACGGCAATTCCGGGAAGCGGCAAAAAAAGCATTGGAGACGATTTATGGCAAACGTTAAAGAGGGGATGAAACTCATCGGCGGAATGGAGCCGACACCGGAACAGATCCATCGGATCCAGGCGATCGCCCATTCCTTCGACATCCCCCAGAATGATGCACTATTCCCGTTTATGGTCGCGTTGGAGACCTACCATGGCATATTCACCCGGCTCCCCAACGAAATCACAAAAAAGACCACAGCAGCGGCGGACAAAGCTGCTGAGAATGCAGCCTCCCTCGCCAAAAACAAAGTCGAAGTGGCCGTGGCCGAACTGGTTCCGTCGATTTCCGGTCCGTTGGCTGAGGCGGCAGGGAGGGCCGTGAGACAGGCACAGGTAGGCAAATCCATGTTGACCGTTTGGGGGGCGATGTTGATTATCGGCTTTGTGTTTACGGTCGGATGGTTTTTCGGTGCCCATGAGCTCACGGCGGCACAATCGGGCAAGTTTGCTTGGTCCCAATTTATGATCGATGCAGGCACAAGAATAGGGTTGGGGATCGCAAGCCCCTCTCTTATCATGCTGGGGGGTCTGGTCTTCGTTTCTCAAGAAGGAAAGCCCGATATTTGGGGGTGGGCCTCCTTCCTCTTGGGGTGTGCCTCTTTGTCTGTGTTGATCCTGCTGGCGTTTAAATGATGAGGAGGCCCTATGCTTGTGCCCGTGACATTCCGCGTCTCCGAAAAAGACCGCAAAGATCTGGCAGAACAAGCCTCTGCGGCTGGCCTGTCGGTGTCGGAATACATCCGGCGCCGGGCTCTGGGGCATCCGGTCCTGGCCCGGGCGGATGCGGCCATGATCCGGGAGCTGAGGCGCCAGGGAGGGCTCATCAAGCATTACGCCCTCTCCGGATCCCTTGCCTCGAAAGAGGCTGTCGAAGCGCTCCGAAGCATCATTAAACTCGTGAAGGAGTTTGGCGATGATCTACAAAAAAATCCCTAATCCGAATCAGACGGCCTCGAAGGCGATCCGGGTCGAAAAGCTCGCCAACTATATCGTCAGACCGGAGAGAGACGGCGGAACGGAAAAATGCGTCTACTCGGGCACACGGGGATTTCTCACGGACGAGTTTTATTCCCAGAAAGCCGAAATGATCGCCCTTTCAGAAGAGGCGATCCGCTCCAGCGATCCCATCGAGCATTACGTCCTCTCCTGGCGGGAGGGAGAACGGCCAACCCCTCAGCATATCGAGAAGGCCGTGGACATCCTGATGGGCGAGTTCGGGATGAGGGAGAGCGACAAGTTCGGGATGAACGAACACCAGGTCATCTATGGACTGCATCAGGATACAAACAATTATCATCTCCATATCATGCTCAACCGGGCGGATCCCCTGACGGGCCGGTCCGTCCGGATCAACAACGGGTTCGACATCAAGGCGTTGCAAAAGATCATAGCGCGGATCGAGCACGAGCAGGGTTGGACGCCAGAGGCGCACGCCCGATATTCCATCGTGGATGATAAACCGGTCCTCGTCACTGACAGGGGCAAGACGGAAGAACACAAGCCCTCCCGGATCCGGGATGCCGAACGACGGACCGGAGAAAAGTCCGCCCTGGCGATCGCCAAGGAAAGGGTTCCGGCAATCTCCCGGGAGGCGACGGACTGGCAGAACTTTCACGGGAAACTCGCCGAACAGGGAATGGAATACCGGCTCCGGGGAGCCGGAGCGGTCCTTTGGAGCTTCGAGACGCCGGTCAAGCCCTCCGACGTGGACCGGAAGCTCGGCCTGAAAGCTCTGGAAAAACGGTGGGGACCGTTCGAGGCCCCGGCCCCGGGGATCGAAAAGAAAGCGGCACCCTCTCCGGAACCGGTCAACGATACGGCCAAGGCGTTGGGATTTGGCGACTATGCCAAGGCCCGGCGGATCCACCTGGCCGCCCGCAAGGAGGCCAAGGCCGAACTGAACAAACGGATTGCGGCCGAAAGGATGGCCTTGTTCGAGCGTCAGAGGGAGGAGAGACAAAAGGCGTTCGCCGGAAGCTGGAAGGGAAAGGGGGCGGAGCTGAACGCCCTTCGCTCGGTACTCGCCGCTCAACAGGCCGGAGCCCGGGCCGAGATCCAGGACAAAATCACGGACCTCCGGAAAGGATTCTCGACGGAATATCCTCCGGGCTTTTTCCCGGACTTCGAGGAGTGGGTCAGGAAAACCCGGGGAAAAGAGGCGGCCGAGCAATACCGATACTCGGGGAGGACAAGGGAGATCCTGATGGAGATCCGGCCGGCCGAACCGGTCCGGTCAAAGGATCCGGAGCCCCGGGACATCCGGGATTATCTTCCGGAGGTTTTCGGGCGGGAAGTGCGATACAGCAATACCCAGGGGAAAGCGGCGTTTGTCGATTCCGGCCCGAAGATCAGCGTTCTCGATCAGTCCGATGCCAGCGTCCTTGCCGCCCTTCAACTGGCCCGTCAGAAATACGGGAAAGACCTCGTTGTCACCGGTCCGGAAGAGTTCCGGTCAACAGTCGTTCGCCTGGCCATCCGGAACAATATCGCGCTCGCCAACCCGGAGCTCCAGGAACAGATTCGGAGAGAGAAAGACCGGGTGGCCACAGAACGGGAGCAACAGCGGAAAAAGGACCAGGCCCTTCAAATCCCCCCCCGATCGGTGGCATCCCGTCCGGAGAAACAAAAGAAACGGGGAAAGGATCTGGGAATCTGATCCGGAGCGCAGACGCGGGGGCCGGAGGCCCAGCGAAGCGCACGGGAACCCCTCAAGAGTCCCGGTGTCGCAAGCGGAAGGCGACAAGCGGAGCAGGACTCATGAAGCCCCGTCGCATGATTTGTCCCCCCTGAGTCGTTACTAGTTACAGGACGCCCGCCCTTCTTGCCAGGAGCATCACCAAGTCCTGGACCTCCTTGTCGTTCTCCTTCTGGACCTTCTGCATCCTCTCATCGAGCCTCCCGAAGACGCCCCAGAACCGGAGCGGGTTCCCTTCCTTGTCCCGGAAGCGTTTTTCGGCCCAATCCAGGCGATCCCGGATTGCGGCCATCTTGTCCCGGGCCGCCACCGTCTCCGGAGGGATCCCGGTCGGGAGGATCCCCGTCTCCAGGTACTCCCGGATGATCCGGTCCTGGTCGTCCGTCGCGAAATAGAGCCGGTCCTTTTGTCCCTTCGCCCTCTTCCTTTCCCGATACGCCTTCTGTCTCTCCGCTTGCGTCGCCATGGAGTCTCCTTTGCGCTTTGAGGTTAGGCTTAATAACTAGTTATGATAATATATCATGTCACTAGTTATGTAAAAGGGCCTCAACCCGACGAAGCGCCGGGCCGCGAGGCCAGCGCCGCGCACGGAGACACCCTGTGAATGCAAGCATAACTTGGCCGCCTAGTCACTTTATGCCTGTTTTGTGCCTCGGAAATTTTATGCCTGTTTCTTTGGCCCGGCCCGTCCATAGGATCTTGTTGACATAAGAGAAATTATTTGCGGGTCAGGAAAGTAGGGAAAAAAGACTGGAAAACAGATCGTAGAATGGTTACTTCGGGATGCGGAATTTCCGCTTTCTACAAAATTGCCTCGATCGGAGCCACCCGATTTCCCGATTGGGATCCACTTCGGAACGTCAGTGACGAAATAGTTTTTTTTCGCTCCTCCTTTCGAAAAAAATTATCTGATCATTTTTCGTGAGACGAGATGAATCGGATTGTAGTTTTTCCTTTCTTCTTTCGCAAATTTCTTTTTCATTTTCTGATCGGACCTCCCGCTTTTTTCTGATAAAAATCTTCTCAAAGAGGAGTCAGAGGATTTGGATTCCCGAGAACCGGAGGAGGATTTTTCCGATTCCGGGTTTTGATTGTGATCGTCATCCGGGCGTTGGGGCGGAAGGCGCCGTCTTTCCGTTTTTGTCCCTTTGCCGGGCCCGGATCTTCCGGTAGCTTTCTCCGGTGATCCTGATCGTCAGGGCCGGACCCTCCAGACGATCCACGATGGCCTCCAGAAGAACGGGATCTCCAATGACCTCCGGCCAGTGGTCGTAGGGGAGCTGGGTGGTGATCAGGACGGACTTTCCGCAGGAACGCTCCTCCAGAAGCTCCCGGAAGTCTTCGGCTTCTTCCGAGGTCCATTTTTTCATGCCAAAGTCATCCATTATTAACAGTTGGGGACGGATCAGGGATTCCCGGAATTTGAGAAGCGATCCGGTGATCCGGGCCTGGTGGCGCTGTTCCATCCAGTGGGTCACCGAAAGATAGAGAACGGTATAGCCATAGGCGCAGGCCTTGTTCCCGACCGCCTGCGCCAGGTAGGTCTTTCCGACGCCGGTCTGTCCGACCAGAACCAGGGGCCGGCCTTCGGAGAGCCACGCAAGACTCTGGATCTCGACGATCTCCGTTCGGGTCAGGGAGCGTGGCGCGCTTTTGTCGAGATCCTCGAAGGAGGACGGCTGTTTGATGCGGGAGCTCTTCATCCGCTTCTGGGTGGCCCGGAGGCGTCGATGGTCCTGTTCGGACTGGAGAAGGGCGTCCAGCACCTCTTCCGGGGTCCATTGCTGCGTTCGGGCATCCTCCAGGATCTGGTCCAGCCGGGCCAGACTTCCGGACAGCTTCAGTTCGGCCAACAGGGTGCGGGTCTGGGGAAGGCTCATCGGATCTCCTGAAGTTGAAGGGGTGGGAGTGAGTCGTTCGTCTCGGTCTTTCTCAGCATGGGATTGCCCGGTTTCCGGACCACGTCCCGGTCGGGAGACCCAGAGACCTGCAGGCGCAATTGGTCGAGAAATCGTGTGAAGGCGGCGACGCGGATCGTCTGGAAGCGCCGCATGTGGTCGATCGCCTGGGCGATGTGGGGAACGGCGACCGCCGCTCCCGTCCGGACGACTTCCTGCCGGGCCGTCCGGATGAGTCCCTGGGCCCGCCGCAGGTGTCCCAGCGCGTCCTCCTGAAACAGATCGTCCAGCAGGGAGTGAAGCTCCGGAGAGAGGGACTTCGCCTGGGACAGGACGTATTGCGGGATGTTTTCCCGGTAGGCCCGGGAGTTTGGGGGCAGGTGCGCGTTCTCGAGAATCCGGTGGCCGCCCCGGCTGACATCCCGGGCGTGCAGGGCGACCCGCTCATCGCCTTCGAAGATCTCGACCTGACGGAGCGTGACCTTGACCCGGACCTCCTTCTCCCGAAGCCGGAACGGCACGGAGTAGTACGTTTTTTCCAGACAGACCGTGCAGTCCGGATGAACGCGGCACGTTTTCCAGTAGAGCTGTTCGAAGGGCGCCTCGGGAAGGGGCCGGAGCGCCCCTTTCTCGTCTTTTTCGAACCTCTCCTGCCGGGACACGCCAAAACGGCTGTGGGGGCGGGTATTGATCCGGTCCACCACACGCCTCAGGGCCTCGTTGATCTCGAGGAGACTTCGAAAGGTGTGCTTTCTGTAGAGAAAGAAGAAATATCGGCAGACAATTTTCACCGAACCTTCGATCAATGCTTTATCTTTTGGTTTTCGGACCCGGCCAGGGACAATCACCGTGCCGTAATGGAGGGCCAGTTCGAGGTAGCCCGGATTGATGTCCGGATCGTACAGGTGAGTCCGCTTGATGCCCGTTTTCAAGTTGTCGGGGACGGTCACCCGGGTCGACCCCGAAAAGGCGGCATACATTTTCTGGTGGGCGAGCCCCCAGTTCTCCTTCTTCTCGTTCCCGGAGGCCCAGGCAAAGATCTTCTGGCTATAGCAGAGAATGCCCAGAAAAAGATGGGCCCGATGCTTTTTTCCGGACTCGTCCACCCACCGGACCTTTTTTCCCGCCCAGTCGACCTCGGTGTGCCCTCCCGGAACGAAATCCCGAAGGGTGACGCTGCCCTTCAGCAGGGAGGGGTAGGTGCGGTTGAGGTACTTCCAGAAATTGACGTATCCCGTTTTTCCTTCGGCCTGCTCCTCCCAGATCCGCTTGATCTCGTAACCCTTCCGGATGTCCGAGAGGACGCTCTCCCAGTCGATTCCCTGCGCCCAGTCCGGAGGCAGTTCGGGAGAACTGACACAGAGCGTCGGAGCCTGATCCCCCTGCTTCCGGATCTCGCTCACCCGTGTGCGGCGAAGAGAAAGGGCCTTGGCAATGATCCTGTCCGAAAGTCCTTGTTCGATGAGACGTTGCACTTCCCTGATGCGTTCCACAGTCAGACCTCGCTTCATGATGGTCCCTCCCAAAGGGTTGAGTTCGTTGAGAGGGACTACTGTAAATGAGCGACGCTCCGAAGTGGATCCCGATCAGGAAATCGGGTGGCTCCCGTTCAAGAAATCGGGTGGCTCCCGTTCAGGAAATCGGGTGGCTCCCGTCCAGGAAATCGGGTGGCTCCCGTCCAGGAAATCGGGTGGCTCCCGTCCAGGAAATCGGGTGGCTCCCGTTCGAGTAAATTTTGCACGCTTTCAGCAGAGGCTCAAGCTATAAAAGTCGCCGATGGACTTTCCCGTCCTCATTTTCTGAGCAGAACTTCCTTCCCAAAAAAAATCCAGAATCCGGCCAAGGTCAGCAATCCTCCTGTCACCTGAACCCAGGAAAGAAAGTGGCCCAAAAAGAGGAACGCGCCCGCCGCCGTAACGAGAGGCTGGCCGCTGGTCCAAAGGCTGGCCCGGGTGGGTCCGATGGAGGAAATGGCAAAATTCCAGAGGAAATAAGCCAGAAAAAGAGCCAAGAAAACCGAATACAGGAGGGAAAAAATGATGATTGGTGTCCGGTCGGCCGTTGGAAGCACTATCCAGCCCGGATGGAGGCAAAGAAGGATAATTCCTCCCAGAAGAATGGGGAGGAACGTGACCTGAACCGTGGAAACCCTTGTGAGAAGAAAGCGGGAAAGTACCGTCGAAATTGTTAAAAGGATCAATGATAGAAATGCCAGAAAGAGACCCGTTGACCTCTTTTGGGTTGCCAAGTGAACCATCGTATGAGGAATTCCTCCATCAACGACCAAGAAAATGCCGATACAAACCAGACCCATCGCCCCCCACTGGAAGAGGGAAAAGGATTCGTGCCCTTTCAAATGGCTATATAGAGCAACGGTGATCGGTCTTAGAGAAAGAATCAGAACGAGGGGAACGGGGTCAAGAATGGAAGCGGCCAGAAGAAAGGTCCAATTGTAGCCAACGATTTCGACAAAAGACAGAAGGAGCAGTCCCCCCCAATCCATCCGAGAAATCCCTCGCCAGAAGGGAAAGAAAAGACACATCAGAAAAACCACCCCCGAAGCCCACCCGAAACGGACAAGGAGGTAGCGTTCGGGGTTGATCAGTCTGAGCGGTTGATAGAGAACAACATAGTGAAAGCCCCAAAAGAGTACAACCAACCAAACGGCTAGGGTTCCCTGGCGAATTTTTGTTGTCCCCGTAGCGTACAGCCACGGCATATTTCAGCTCCCATTCATACCAGTTTGAACTTTAACAATCGTGGCGTCTTACTGACCAGATCGCTAGTTTGAGTTCCTGCCGAGTCTGTTTTCTTGAGACTTGATCTGCCAGTCTACGATGACCTGTACCTCGACCCCGCGCTTTACGGAAGAAGTCACTGTGCAATAGTTCTCGAATACCTCTTCACACCTCTTCATTCTGGGATGACTTTCTGCGAGGAGTGGAGAGATAGTGACTTCCACTCGGTCGATACGCGGGAGTCCCTCGGTATTTGGCTTGACAACAACAACCGCTTCGGTCTCGCATCCCAGAACATCGATGTGGGAATGCTTTAGTGCCTCCAAGAGTGATGCCGAGAGGCAGTGACCCAGTGCGGAGCCAAGAAGCGCAGGCGTTGGAGGTCCCGCATTATCACCCACCGGGTCGGGCTCATCCGACAGATAAGGCTTGCCGTGCATTTGACCGTCCTCACTTGCCTGGGACAAGAACTGATAATTCTTCTGATGTGTCATTTTGACTTTGAAGCGTCGTTCGTCTTGACCGCGCATGTTCATGACCTGTCCTCCTTCGATTTAATCCTTTGATCAGTTATTACTGAATCTTCCAGATTTTTCTTTAAAACTCAGGAAAAGCCTATTTAATAGGAGGAGCATCGGCAGTTCCACCACAAGCCCAAAGATATGACTAAAATATACCAGCGGTTATCCTGGAAGTACCGCTACGGCAACTCCTACCACCGCCGCTTCGGAATTTCTCGCGGGTGGTGGTAAACCCTCGTGGCCGTGTCTTCATAGCCGAGTTTAGCAGTGAAGAAAGCCGAGACAATCGGAGCAACACATCGATCCATTTTTGAATGGAATTATTGGTGCCTCTTCTTCACCGCTGAAGGATGCCGCTCCCGAAGTAATACCAGAGAGAAAAGTTCGGAGTCGTAGCCAGATATTCGTTGTTTCCCCATGCGGGAAGAAGAACACCCACCGAAAGGGCAAGTTTTGGTGTGATGTTTACCTCGAAAGTTGGCTGCACCGCAATCAGGTTGAAACTTCTGGGGGTGGTATTGACCGGCAGTCCATCGGCCGAAAACGGAAGCTCCGAAAGGCCCACCATTTCCAGGATGAATCCCAGACCGTGCTTTTCGTTGACCACATCTTCAACGGCCATCTTATATTGGACCAGATCCCCAAACTGGGCAAAGATTTTGGGATCGGCCGCAGTGAGCGATTCCATGCCGGGAAATCCGTAGGTGTAATAAAGCCCGCCGTAGAAACG
The sequence above is drawn from the Leptospirillum ferriphilum ML-04 genome and encodes:
- a CDS encoding plasmid mobilization protein codes for the protein MLVPVTFRVSEKDRKDLAEQASAAGLSVSEYIRRRALGHPVLARADAAMIRELRRQGGLIKHYALSGSLASKEAVEALRSIIKLVKEFGDDLQKNP
- the istB gene encoding IS21-like element helper ATPase IstB, producing the protein MSLPQTRTLLAELKLSGSLARLDQILEDARTQQWTPEEVLDALLQSEQDHRRLRATQKRMKSSRIKQPSSFEDLDKSAPRSLTRTEIVEIQSLAWLSEGRPLVLVGQTGVGKTYLAQAVGNKACAYGYTVLYLSVTHWMEQRHQARITGSLLKFRESLIRPQLLIMDDFGMKKWTSEEAEDFRELLEERSCGKSVLITTQLPYDHWPEVIGDPVLLEAIVDRLEGPALTIRITGESYRKIRARQRDKNGKTAPSAPTPG
- the traI gene encoding TraI/MobA(P) family conjugative relaxase, encoding MIYKKIPNPNQTASKAIRVEKLANYIVRPERDGGTEKCVYSGTRGFLTDEFYSQKAEMIALSEEAIRSSDPIEHYVLSWREGERPTPQHIEKAVDILMGEFGMRESDKFGMNEHQVIYGLHQDTNNYHLHIMLNRADPLTGRSVRINNGFDIKALQKIIARIEHEQGWTPEAHARYSIVDDKPVLVTDRGKTEEHKPSRIRDAERRTGEKSALAIAKERVPAISREATDWQNFHGKLAEQGMEYRLRGAGAVLWSFETPVKPSDVDRKLGLKALEKRWGPFEAPAPGIEKKAAPSPEPVNDTAKALGFGDYAKARRIHLAARKEAKAELNKRIAAERMALFERQREERQKAFAGSWKGKGAELNALRSVLAAQQAGARAEIQDKITDLRKGFSTEYPPGFFPDFEEWVRKTRGKEAAEQYRYSGRTREILMEIRPAEPVRSKDPEPRDIRDYLPEVFGREVRYSNTQGKAAFVDSGPKISVLDQSDASVLAALQLARQKYGKDLVVTGPEEFRSTVVRLAIRNNIALANPELQEQIRREKDRVATEREQQRKKDQALQIPPRSVASRPEKQKKRGKDLGI
- the istA gene encoding IS21 family transposase — protein: MKRGLTVERIREVQRLIEQGLSDRIIAKALSLRRTRVSEIRKQGDQAPTLCVSSPELPPDWAQGIDWESVLSDIRKGYEIKRIWEEQAEGKTGYVNFWKYLNRTYPSLLKGSVTLRDFVPGGHTEVDWAGKKVRWVDESGKKHRAHLFLGILCYSQKIFAWASGNEKKENWGLAHQKMYAAFSGSTRVTVPDNLKTGIKRTHLYDPDINPGYLELALHYGTVIVPGRVRKPKDKALIEGSVKIVCRYFFFLYRKHTFRSLLEINEALRRVVDRINTRPHSRFGVSRQERFEKDEKGALRPLPEAPFEQLYWKTCRVHPDCTVCLEKTYYSVPFRLREKEVRVKVTLRQVEIFEGDERVALHARDVSRGGHRILENAHLPPNSRAYRENIPQYVLSQAKSLSPELHSLLDDLFQEDALGHLRRAQGLIRTARQEVVRTGAAVAVPHIAQAIDHMRRFQTIRVAAFTRFLDQLRLQVSGSPDRDVVRKPGNPMLRKTETNDSLPPLQLQEIR
- a CDS encoding DMT family transporter, whose translation is MPWLYATGTTKIRQGTLAVWLVVLFWGFHYVVLYQPLRLINPERYLLVRFGWASGVVFLMCLFFPFWRGISRMDWGGLLLLSFVEIVGYNWTFLLAASILDPVPLVLILSLRPITVALYSHLKGHESFSLFQWGAMGLVCIGIFLVVDGGIPHTMVHLATQKRSTGLFLAFLSLILLTISTVLSRFLLTRVSTVQVTFLPILLGGIILLCLHPGWIVLPTADRTPIIIFSLLYSVFLALFLAYFLWNFAISSIGPTRASLWTSGQPLVTAAGAFLFLGHFLSWVQVTGGLLTLAGFWIFFGKEVLLRK
- a CDS encoding OsmC family protein, with amino-acid sequence MNMRGQDERRFKVKMTHQKNYQFLSQASEDGQMHGKPYLSDEPDPVGDNAGPPTPALLGSALGHCLSASLLEALKHSHIDVLGCETEAVVVVKPNTEGLPRIDRVEVTISPLLAESHPRMKRCEEVFENYCTVTSSVKRGVEVQVIVDWQIKSQENRLGRNSN